The following proteins are co-located in the Bacillus pumilus genome:
- a CDS encoding amino acid adenylation domain-containing protein, whose product MSIQSVDSFPLTGAQSGIWYAQQLDPSNPIFNTAEYIDIKGYIDPVHFEVAIRKTVLEADSLHMRFVEDADGPKQWFTSKSDIPFQFINLQNEKQPLDEAKAWMKTDLSTSVSLEKDVLFREVLFQIADDRFLWYQRIHHIAIDGFAFSLIARRVAEVYSALSQEKPVPPQTFGTFHDVVQEEIAYKHSNRYEDDQAFWKNRFADQPEIVSLAELAPRTSDDFIRKTASYDAAKVSKMKKNAQAFGGTWHEMILAASALYMHRMTGAHDIVLGLPVMMRLGSCALQTPGMVMNLVPLRLTCKPEMTLSALVRQVSDELKAIRPHQRYRHEDMRRDFKLIGRNQRLFGPQINIMPFDYHLMFDQSMGQAHNLSAGPVDDLSINIYDRADGNGFQIDFDANPAVYKEQSVDAHQHRFLQLLEEITGLEQDQTISQFNLLLSKEKENILKHWNATKQELPKECLRELFEKQVSKTPHAEALQFEEITLTYEELNQRANQLAHYLKKHGIGPEQFVAIALPRSIDMVVSLLAVVKTGAAYLPLDPDYPSDRVAYMLDDAKPVCLLTVKETAERFDHPHIVQLDDSTVHQEIVGGLHLNPTWNEGSPHHPAYIIYTSGSTGKPKGVVVTKRNVINFILSMQDSFLLDQKDQLLAVTTIAFDISGLEMFLPLLHGAALLLAKKETIQEPAKLSDMIRSHHVTIMQATPTLWHALADESPDVITGMRVLVGGEALPASLLHTLQSLQCDITNLYGPTETTIWSTMVNVTAHQDNSAPPIGKPIWNTSIYILDEGLNPVPAGSIGELYIAGEGVSRGYLGRYDLTAERFVADPFGTKGTRMYRTGDLARWREDGSIDYISRADLQIKIRGFRIELGEIETVIMQHQAIKHTSVIVREDQPGQQLLCAYVVLTDGTSLHPSELRQFVATSLPDYMVPSAVVVLPELPLTPNGKINRKALPTPNMSLVSSERTPRTPQEDMLCSLFAETLGVSQIGIDDNFFDLGGHSLLAARLLRRIRDTLGADLSMSTIFESPRVVELAQHIDKAKDLRPPLQVENKPDEIPLSFAQKRLWFLHCLEGPSPTYNIPLVIQLTGTLDQKALIGALADITEKHETLRTIFPNKNGMPRQVISHPKSVQPELHVTASTDQQIENQLNEAIRYSFNIEEKPALRAELFMLDANRYVLLLLLHHIAGDGWSLAPLTRDLAAAYEALIQGKSISLPAEPVQYADYAIWQQKLLGSEEEKDSLFAKQLGYWTGALHGLPEELELPYDFPRPQEGSFNGATIDFTIEPALHHLLLDLAKQHQVSLFMVLQASLAALLTRLGAGTDIPIGSPIAGRNDDALDDIVGLFVNTLVLRTNTAGNPTFSELLKRVRDVDLAAYEHQDLPFERLVEVLNPTRSRSRNPLFQVMLAFQNTPKAEMKLAQLDSDLYVKPVGSAKFDLTIELTEHRTETGSAAGLTGLFEFSTDVFIQSTIQAIADRMKRFLTEAAEHPHLPIGQVNILSEKERQTFLPDKKTIAQLDQTLSLPALFEKAAQQYPERVAVTDGNHQLTYKELNDKANRLAHLLIERGVGPEQFVALALPRSIDMLVSLLAVHKAGAAYVPLDPDYPADRLAYMIQDAKPVCSITTKADAVHLPSDCDLILLDEKETSDQLLNTSNHNPADIDRIEPLTSLHPAYIIYTSGSTGKPKGVVIPHQNVIRLLTSTAHWFHFDEEDVWTMFHSYAFDFSVWEIWGPLLYGGRLVIVPHTISRSPEEMLQLLVDEGVTVLNQTPSAFYQLMQADKEQQTLGQALSLRYVIFGGEALELSRLEDWYSRHSDRKPKLINMYGITETTVHVTYNVLNRDMITKKSSSLIGEPIPDLHVYVLDEYLQPVPPGTTGEMYVAGAGLARGYLGRPDLTSDRFPADPYGAPGTRMYRTGDLARWTKEGSLDYIGRADHQIKIRGFRIELGEIEAVLARHDAVAQVAVIMREDQPGDKRLVAYIVTTEESRTDTETLRHFAAASLPDYMVPAAYVQIDAMPLTANGKLDQKSLPAPQLHVQQPDGRGPRNPKEEILCHLFEEVLGLPKVSIDDRFFDIGGHSLLAVRLISRIRDALGVKLSIGTLFEAPNVASLAEKLETGSDENALEILLPLRANGENYPLFCVHPAGGLSWCYAGLLNTLEKDIPLYGLQARGIARKDVYPQTLDDMAADYIKHIQRIQPKGPYHLLGWSLGGNVVQAMATQLQQQGEEISLVAMLDAYPNHFLPIKEAPDEEEALIALLALGGYDPDTLTGEPLTMKSAVDILKKDGSALASLSEDAIRNLKETYVNSVRLLGEYQPKTYHGDILFFRSTIIPDWFTPIDPEAWAPYINGKIEQHDIHCRHKDMCQPKPLAEIGVILDNTLNRVKQKH is encoded by the coding sequence TTGTCGATCCAGTCCGTCGATTCATTTCCACTGACCGGTGCCCAATCAGGCATTTGGTATGCGCAACAGCTTGATCCATCTAATCCAATTTTCAATACAGCTGAGTATATAGATATTAAAGGATATATTGATCCAGTACACTTTGAAGTAGCCATCCGAAAGACTGTCTTAGAAGCAGATTCTCTGCATATGCGCTTCGTTGAAGATGCTGACGGTCCAAAGCAATGGTTTACATCCAAAAGCGATATCCCATTTCAATTCATCAATTTACAAAATGAAAAACAGCCGCTTGATGAGGCTAAAGCATGGATGAAGACAGATCTTTCAACATCAGTCTCTTTAGAGAAAGATGTATTATTCCGTGAAGTACTCTTTCAAATTGCGGACGATCGATTTCTCTGGTATCAGCGCATTCATCACATTGCCATTGATGGGTTCGCCTTTTCACTCATCGCACGTCGTGTTGCTGAGGTCTATTCAGCCCTATCGCAAGAAAAACCTGTGCCTCCTCAAACATTTGGCACCTTCCATGACGTAGTCCAAGAGGAGATCGCATATAAACATTCCAATCGCTATGAAGATGATCAGGCTTTTTGGAAAAATCGCTTTGCTGATCAACCTGAAATCGTTAGCCTTGCTGAGCTTGCCCCAAGAACTTCGGATGATTTTATCCGAAAAACCGCTAGCTATGATGCCGCAAAGGTAAGCAAAATGAAAAAAAATGCTCAAGCTTTCGGTGGTACCTGGCATGAAATGATTCTTGCCGCATCCGCTCTATATATGCATCGTATGACTGGTGCACATGATATTGTTTTAGGATTGCCTGTTATGATGCGCCTTGGATCTTGCGCATTGCAAACACCTGGAATGGTCATGAACCTAGTACCGCTTCGTTTAACATGCAAACCCGAAATGACGCTCTCAGCACTTGTTCGCCAAGTATCCGATGAACTTAAAGCCATTCGTCCTCATCAAAGATATCGTCACGAAGATATGAGGAGAGACTTTAAACTCATCGGCAGAAATCAACGATTATTTGGTCCACAGATCAATATCATGCCATTTGATTATCATCTCATGTTCGATCAGAGCATGGGTCAAGCGCATAATCTTTCAGCAGGACCAGTGGATGATTTATCGATCAACATATATGACCGCGCCGATGGGAACGGGTTTCAAATCGATTTTGATGCAAACCCTGCAGTTTACAAAGAGCAATCGGTTGACGCTCATCAGCATCGTTTTCTTCAATTGCTGGAGGAAATAACCGGACTAGAGCAAGATCAGACAATCAGTCAATTCAACCTTCTCTTGTCTAAAGAAAAAGAGAACATCCTCAAGCACTGGAATGCTACAAAACAAGAATTACCAAAAGAATGTTTACGGGAACTATTTGAAAAACAAGTCAGCAAAACACCACATGCAGAAGCATTACAGTTTGAAGAAATCACTTTGACCTACGAAGAGTTGAATCAGCGAGCAAATCAATTAGCTCATTATTTGAAAAAGCACGGCATTGGACCAGAACAATTTGTCGCAATTGCTCTGCCTCGATCGATCGATATGGTCGTGAGTCTATTGGCCGTCGTCAAAACGGGAGCCGCATACCTGCCATTAGACCCTGATTACCCTAGCGATCGTGTTGCCTATATGCTAGATGATGCTAAACCTGTGTGCTTGCTCACAGTCAAAGAGACAGCAGAGCGTTTTGACCATCCACATATCGTCCAACTGGATGATTCAACTGTTCATCAGGAGATAGTAGGCGGTCTGCATCTCAATCCGACCTGGAACGAAGGCTCTCCACATCATCCGGCATACATCATCTACACGTCAGGATCGACAGGCAAACCAAAGGGTGTTGTTGTAACAAAGCGAAATGTGATCAATTTTATATTGTCCATGCAAGATTCATTTTTATTAGATCAAAAAGACCAGCTTCTAGCGGTAACGACCATTGCCTTTGATATTTCCGGACTAGAAATGTTCCTCCCGCTTTTACATGGGGCTGCTCTTTTATTGGCAAAAAAAGAGACCATCCAAGAGCCAGCAAAGCTTTCAGACATGATTCGTTCTCATCATGTCACAATCATGCAGGCAACACCAACGTTGTGGCATGCATTGGCAGATGAATCCCCTGACGTGATAACAGGTATGCGTGTCCTTGTTGGAGGAGAAGCACTTCCTGCCTCCCTTTTGCACACATTGCAATCTCTTCAATGTGACATTACCAATTTGTACGGACCTACAGAAACGACGATATGGTCTACGATGGTAAATGTCACAGCACATCAAGACAATAGCGCGCCGCCGATTGGTAAACCCATTTGGAATACGAGCATATATATTTTAGATGAAGGACTAAACCCAGTCCCAGCAGGATCAATCGGTGAACTTTATATTGCAGGTGAAGGAGTATCTAGAGGATATCTTGGACGATATGATTTAACGGCTGAACGTTTTGTCGCTGATCCATTCGGCACAAAAGGCACGAGAATGTATCGTACAGGTGATTTAGCCAGATGGCGTGAGGATGGTTCGATTGATTATATCAGCCGTGCCGATCTTCAAATTAAAATCCGCGGCTTCCGTATTGAACTAGGTGAAATTGAAACAGTGATTATGCAACACCAAGCAATAAAGCATACATCTGTTATCGTTCGTGAGGATCAACCTGGACAACAGTTGCTTTGTGCGTATGTTGTGCTGACAGATGGCACTTCTCTGCATCCTTCAGAGCTCAGGCAGTTTGTGGCAACATCGCTCCCTGATTACATGGTGCCTTCTGCTGTTGTCGTTTTGCCAGAACTTCCACTTACACCAAACGGCAAAATCAATCGCAAAGCATTACCAACACCAAATATGTCTTTAGTTAGTTCTGAGCGTACACCTAGAACACCCCAAGAAGACATGTTATGTAGTTTATTTGCAGAAACCCTTGGCGTATCTCAAATTGGCATAGATGATAATTTCTTTGACTTAGGGGGACATTCCTTGCTCGCCGCTCGTCTGCTTAGACGTATACGCGATACACTTGGTGCAGACCTAAGCATGAGTACCATTTTTGAATCACCTAGAGTTGTTGAGCTTGCGCAACACATTGACAAAGCGAAGGACTTACGGCCGCCACTTCAGGTAGAAAACAAACCAGATGAGATTCCGTTATCCTTTGCTCAAAAGCGTCTCTGGTTCCTTCATTGCCTTGAAGGACCAAGTCCAACTTACAATATTCCACTTGTCATTCAGCTGACAGGTACACTAGATCAAAAAGCTCTTATTGGTGCATTGGCAGATATCACTGAAAAACATGAAACACTTAGAACCATTTTTCCAAATAAGAACGGCATGCCAAGACAGGTCATTTCACATCCAAAAAGTGTTCAACCTGAACTCCATGTCACAGCTTCCACCGATCAACAAATTGAAAATCAGTTAAACGAAGCCATTCGCTATAGCTTTAACATTGAGGAAAAACCCGCACTGCGAGCAGAATTATTCATGCTTGATGCAAATCGATACGTGCTACTTCTATTGCTACATCACATCGCTGGTGACGGCTGGTCACTTGCACCATTGACACGAGACTTAGCTGCTGCTTACGAAGCCCTTATACAAGGAAAATCAATCTCCTTGCCAGCCGAACCTGTTCAATATGCTGACTATGCCATTTGGCAGCAGAAGCTGTTGGGCAGTGAAGAAGAGAAGGATAGTCTATTTGCCAAACAACTAGGTTATTGGACGGGTGCATTACATGGTCTGCCGGAAGAACTGGAGCTTCCCTATGACTTCCCGCGTCCACAGGAAGGAAGCTTCAACGGTGCTACGATTGACTTTACGATTGAACCCGCTTTACACCACCTACTTCTTGATCTTGCAAAGCAGCATCAAGTGAGTTTGTTCATGGTGCTCCAAGCATCGCTTGCAGCATTACTGACACGCCTTGGGGCGGGAACAGATATCCCAATTGGCAGTCCGATTGCTGGACGGAATGATGATGCACTTGACGACATTGTTGGGTTGTTTGTGAACACACTTGTATTACGTACAAATACAGCTGGTAATCCAACCTTTAGTGAGCTATTGAAGCGAGTGCGAGACGTTGACTTAGCAGCCTACGAGCATCAGGATCTACCATTCGAGCGGCTAGTTGAAGTCCTAAATCCAACTCGATCCAGATCACGCAATCCATTGTTTCAGGTCATGCTTGCCTTCCAAAATACACCGAAGGCCGAAATGAAGCTGGCACAACTTGACTCAGACCTCTACGTGAAACCAGTGGGATCAGCTAAATTTGATCTGACCATCGAATTAACAGAACATAGAACCGAAACTGGGTCAGCAGCAGGGTTAACAGGGTTATTTGAATTCAGCACAGATGTGTTTATACAAAGCACCATTCAAGCAATCGCTGACAGAATGAAGCGCTTTTTAACAGAGGCAGCTGAGCATCCACATCTGCCTATTGGTCAAGTAAATATTTTATCAGAAAAAGAGCGCCAAACATTTCTCCCTGATAAAAAGACAATCGCTCAGTTAGACCAAACGCTTAGTCTGCCAGCCTTATTTGAAAAAGCGGCGCAGCAATACCCAGAGCGTGTGGCTGTAACGGATGGCAATCATCAGCTTACCTATAAAGAGTTAAACGACAAAGCTAATCGTCTTGCTCATTTGTTAATAGAAAGAGGCGTTGGACCAGAGCAGTTCGTTGCACTTGCCCTGCCTAGATCAATCGATATGCTCGTGAGCTTATTAGCCGTTCATAAAGCAGGCGCAGCCTATGTCCCGCTTGATCCTGACTATCCAGCAGACAGGCTAGCATACATGATACAAGATGCCAAGCCAGTTTGTAGCATCACAACAAAAGCAGACGCAGTGCATCTCCCTTCTGATTGCGATTTGATTTTGTTAGACGAAAAAGAAACGAGTGACCAACTGCTTAATACGTCAAATCACAATCCGGCTGATATAGACAGAATCGAGCCACTTACTTCTCTGCATCCAGCCTATATTATTTATACATCTGGTTCTACAGGCAAGCCAAAAGGAGTGGTCATCCCACACCAAAATGTCATCCGTCTTCTGACATCTACTGCACATTGGTTCCATTTTGATGAAGAAGATGTTTGGACAATGTTTCATTCATATGCCTTTGATTTTTCCGTATGGGAAATCTGGGGACCCCTTTTATATGGCGGTCGACTTGTGATTGTACCTCATACCATCTCTCGCTCTCCTGAAGAGATGCTCCAGCTTTTAGTCGATGAAGGTGTGACAGTACTTAACCAAACACCTTCTGCCTTCTATCAGCTCATGCAGGCAGACAAGGAACAACAAACACTTGGTCAAGCATTATCACTCCGCTATGTCATTTTTGGCGGTGAAGCATTAGAGCTCAGCAGATTAGAAGATTGGTACAGCCGTCACTCAGATCGTAAGCCAAAGCTAATCAACATGTACGGCATTACAGAAACCACCGTACACGTTACGTACAATGTACTCAATCGAGACATGATTACAAAAAAATCCAGTAGCTTAATAGGTGAACCCATTCCTGATTTACACGTTTATGTACTAGATGAATACCTACAACCTGTTCCCCCTGGGACAACAGGTGAAATGTATGTAGCTGGAGCCGGCTTGGCAAGAGGTTATCTAGGCAGGCCTGATCTGACATCTGACCGATTCCCTGCCGACCCTTATGGAGCACCTGGCACAAGGATGTATCGTACAGGCGATCTCGCACGTTGGACGAAAGAGGGTTCACTTGATTACATTGGCAGAGCTGATCATCAAATTAAAATTCGCGGGTTCCGCATTGAACTTGGAGAAATTGAAGCCGTTTTGGCACGTCACGATGCAGTTGCACAAGTTGCTGTCATCATGCGAGAGGATCAGCCTGGTGACAAACGCTTAGTCGCATATATCGTGACAACTGAAGAAAGCCGTACCGATACAGAAACCCTTCGTCATTTTGCCGCAGCCAGTCTTCCTGATTACATGGTGCCAGCGGCATATGTACAAATTGATGCCATGCCACTTACAGCAAACGGGAAGCTTGATCAAAAATCACTGCCGGCACCTCAATTGCATGTACAGCAACCAGATGGACGTGGCCCAAGAAATCCGAAGGAGGAAATCCTATGTCACCTCTTTGAAGAGGTGCTCGGTCTACCAAAAGTCAGCATTGACGATCGCTTTTTTGACATTGGCGGGCACTCATTACTTGCGGTTCGTTTAATCAGCCGCATTCGTGATGCACTTGGCGTCAAACTAAGCATCGGAACGTTGTTTGAAGCACCTAATGTCGCAAGTTTGGCAGAGAAACTAGAGACAGGCAGCGATGAAAACGCACTAGAAATCTTGCTACCGCTACGAGCAAATGGTGAAAATTATCCACTCTTCTGTGTTCATCCAGCAGGTGGTCTTAGCTGGTGCTATGCAGGTCTCTTGAATACATTAGAGAAGGACATCCCACTTTATGGATTGCAGGCACGAGGAATCGCAAGAAAGGATGTCTACCCACAAACACTAGATGATATGGCTGCGGATTATATCAAGCACATCCAAAGGATTCAGCCAAAAGGCCCTTATCATCTACTTGGCTGGTCACTAGGCGGGAACGTTGTGCAAGCAATGGCAACACAGCTCCAGCAGCAAGGCGAAGAAATCTCACTCGTTGCTATGCTGGATGCCTATCCAAACCACTTCTTGCCGATTAAAGAAGCACCTGATGAAGAAGAAGCACTAATCGCTCTTCTTGCGCTCGGCGGTTATGATCCAGATACCTTAACAGGTGAGCCGCTCACGATGAAAAGTGCCGTCGATATCCTGAAAAAAGACGGAAGTGCACTAGCCAGCTTAAGTGAGGATGCCATCAGAAACCTGAAAGAAACCTATGTCAATTCAGTTCGATTGCTCGGAGAATATCAGCCAAAAACTTATCATGGAGACATATTATTCTTTAGATCTACCATTATCCCAGATTGGTTTACACCAATTGATCCCGAAGCATGGGCACCTTATATCAACGGAAAAATTGAACAACACGACATTCATTGCCGGCACAAAGACATGTGCCAGCCTAAACCCCTAGCAGAAATTGGTGTCATCTTAGACAACACACTGAATCGGGTCAAACAAAAGCACTAA
- a CDS encoding MbtH family protein — MTNPFDREDGVFLVLVNEQGQHSLWPSFAPVPDGWEKVFGEDTRNACIDYIQTHWQDLRPLSLTKEPVLAHGKTE; from the coding sequence ATGACAAATCCCTTTGATCGTGAAGACGGTGTATTTCTTGTGCTTGTCAATGAACAAGGACAGCATTCACTTTGGCCATCATTTGCACCAGTGCCAGATGGATGGGAAAAGGTCTTTGGTGAAGACACTAGAAATGCCTGCATCGATTATATCCAGACACACTGGCAGGACTTACGGCCACTAAGCTTAACAAAAGAACCTGTCCTAGCACATGGAAAAACGGAATAA
- a CDS encoding AraC family transcriptional regulator codes for MGNNNPMANADQFIYRLTYTEKINNAELPHTEQQLSDTFCLLFSIRGSGLLTLNDQKWRLKNLTLYTIMPGETFMLKTEPYQKHELYLFRFQLYTLQDQNIGEVSTEHARSLMNVWQFIDISSIEHIHSLLSHMTEEWKRPESISFFRSQTLFQQLIMQLFTLHKEDIFDTAHALFKTKQYIDQHSEEPLSLTSLSHMAGISANHYSELFKKHFDVSVTDYITKKRMARAKQLMAKSNAKLKDIALEIGYQDPYYFSRIFKKKTGMTPSAYMKSRQRKIAAYGHSILGQLTPIHIIPYAAPLHPKWTAHDFEHHAEEIPIHLSAHRINEHAEANLQQLKETKPELIIANDHVTEEEKQVLKTICPVHFVPFTQLNWRAQFRQTAMFLNEAKEAEEWLLHYEEIVIQAKKACLVDHPPKTVLPLRIFQDQLYLSVNRTMSEVIFHDIGLLPAFQNDGQLIEKKISLSSIQQLDPDTIFLFLHKEPKTIAFYQKLKQQEAWQNLKAVSQQAVYPLASDPWREYTAASHQRVIQDLLSFFP; via the coding sequence ATGGGAAACAACAATCCAATGGCAAATGCCGATCAATTCATCTATCGATTAACATATACTGAAAAAATAAATAATGCAGAGCTTCCGCATACTGAGCAACAGCTGTCAGATACATTCTGTCTCCTCTTTAGCATAAGAGGCAGCGGTTTACTCACATTGAACGATCAAAAATGGCGATTGAAAAATCTGACACTCTATACGATCATGCCTGGGGAAACATTTATGTTGAAAACAGAGCCTTATCAAAAACACGAGCTCTATCTGTTTCGCTTTCAGCTCTACACGCTGCAAGATCAAAACATAGGAGAAGTATCAACTGAACATGCCCGTTCTTTAATGAATGTATGGCAATTTATCGATATTAGCTCGATTGAACACATTCATTCTTTACTGTCCCATATGACAGAGGAATGGAAAAGACCTGAATCCATTAGCTTTTTTAGAAGCCAAACTCTTTTTCAACAGCTCATTATGCAGCTTTTCACACTGCATAAAGAAGATATTTTTGACACGGCACATGCCCTTTTCAAAACAAAACAATATATCGATCAACATTCCGAAGAACCCCTCAGCCTTACAAGTCTATCTCATATGGCTGGCATCAGCGCCAATCATTACAGTGAGCTATTTAAAAAGCATTTTGATGTGAGTGTCACTGATTATATCACCAAGAAAAGGATGGCTAGAGCCAAACAGTTAATGGCAAAAAGCAATGCAAAGCTCAAAGACATTGCACTGGAAATCGGCTATCAAGATCCCTATTACTTTAGCCGCATCTTTAAGAAAAAAACTGGTATGACCCCTTCTGCATATATGAAAAGCCGTCAGCGGAAAATTGCAGCCTATGGTCATTCCATACTCGGTCAGCTCACACCAATTCATATCATCCCATATGCTGCCCCTCTTCATCCTAAATGGACAGCACATGATTTTGAGCATCATGCAGAAGAAATTCCGATTCACCTGAGTGCACATCGTATCAACGAGCACGCTGAAGCCAATTTACAGCAATTAAAGGAAACAAAACCTGAGCTGATCATTGCCAATGATCATGTGACAGAGGAAGAAAAACAAGTGTTGAAAACCATCTGTCCTGTTCACTTTGTTCCATTCACACAATTGAATTGGCGCGCTCAATTCAGACAAACAGCTATGTTTCTGAACGAAGCGAAGGAAGCAGAAGAATGGTTGCTTCATTACGAGGAAATCGTCATTCAAGCGAAAAAGGCATGCCTTGTTGATCATCCACCAAAAACCGTCCTGCCTCTTCGTATCTTTCAAGATCAGCTCTACTTGTCTGTAAATCGCACCATGTCAGAAGTGATTTTTCATGACATTGGTCTTCTGCCAGCTTTTCAGAATGATGGTCAGCTAATCGAAAAAAAAATCAGCCTTAGCTCAATACAACAGCTAGACCCAGACACCATCTTTCTCTTCTTGCATAAAGAGCCAAAAACCATTGCATTTTATCAAAAGTTAAAGCAACAGGAGGCTTGGCAAAATCTCAAGGCTGTGAGTCAACAAGCAGTCTATCCACTCGCTTCTGACCCTTGGCGTGAATACACAGCAGCCAGTCATCAACGAGTCATTCAGGACCTTTTATCTTTTTTTCCGTAA
- a CDS encoding ABC transporter substrate-binding protein, with amino-acid sequence MKKWLALLTLCIMTITTVACGATENKPASNSTKSKSTEAIETKINYLDQTYKLKTPVKRIVIAGSLESMEDAKLLGIQPIGASTVGGTFPELFKDITAKTEGIGEKTEPNLEKILKLKPDVILGSTKFPPATIKKLDKVQTTIPVSHVSSDWESNLLLLGTLTGKSEEAKTLISDYQKDLKQAKETLKDKSNNKTAVILRIRQGDLYVYPEDVYFNSTLYGDLGFTAPSDIKKAKAQAMISMERLGELNPDYIFVQFSKEENSSNPNALKDLEQNKIWTSLKAVKNGHVNENVVDPMLQGGTALSKTTFLDKAVKWLAKNN; translated from the coding sequence ATGAAAAAATGGTTAGCATTGCTTACCCTTTGTATCATGACGATCACCACAGTAGCCTGTGGTGCTACAGAAAATAAACCTGCTTCAAACTCAACTAAAAGCAAGTCAACTGAAGCAATAGAAACAAAAATCAATTACTTAGATCAAACGTACAAGCTCAAAACACCAGTGAAACGAATCGTCATTGCTGGAAGTTTAGAATCAATGGAAGATGCAAAATTACTTGGTATCCAACCTATTGGTGCTTCTACTGTAGGCGGCACATTCCCTGAATTATTTAAAGACATCACAGCGAAAACAGAAGGCATCGGTGAAAAAACAGAACCAAACCTAGAGAAAATCTTAAAACTAAAACCAGACGTGATACTCGGATCAACAAAGTTCCCACCTGCAACAATTAAAAAACTGGATAAAGTCCAAACGACGATCCCGGTATCCCATGTCTCTTCTGACTGGGAAAGTAATCTTTTATTGCTCGGTACACTGACTGGAAAAAGTGAAGAAGCCAAAACCCTCATTTCTGATTATCAGAAAGATCTCAAACAAGCGAAAGAAACCCTGAAAGACAAAAGCAACAACAAAACAGCTGTCATTTTACGCATTAGACAGGGAGACCTGTACGTGTATCCTGAAGATGTATACTTCAACTCTACCTTATATGGGGACTTAGGATTTACAGCACCAAGTGATATCAAAAAAGCCAAAGCACAAGCGATGATTTCAATGGAGCGCCTTGGCGAACTAAATCCTGACTATATTTTTGTTCAGTTCTCTAAAGAGGAAAACTCATCGAATCCAAACGCATTGAAGGACTTAGAGCAAAATAAAATTTGGACAAGCCTAAAAGCTGTGAAAAATGGGCACGTCAATGAAAATGTCGTTGACCCTATGCTTCAAGGAGGAACAGCACTAAGCAAAACAACCTTCCTTGATAAGGCTGTCAAATGGTTAGCGAAAAACAACTAA
- a CDS encoding alpha/beta hydrolase gives MNGTFLYDEFNGRQLDIYLPQDTSIDVPAVFVQDGSSLFRTHLLEIERMIESNTISPIILVGIHPFNRLDEYTPWKASSLRSQFPDFKGEAKTYVSFLANDLLPYIKRQYPVKQTCNEHSHVGASLGGLLAIYTLLMHPILFKNTASISGSFWYQDFLPFAKQQSIQCVDHLVYLSVGSEEGKGKTSAQQHMPLFTKQLHDLLSQKGMQEWQLQYHIEQGEGHHLKQFQKNFLSAMKWFYKRDL, from the coding sequence ATGAACGGAACGTTTCTATATGACGAGTTTAACGGGCGTCAGCTTGATATTTACCTTCCACAGGACACCTCTATTGATGTTCCAGCTGTCTTTGTACAAGATGGCTCTTCTTTGTTTAGAACACACCTGCTAGAGATCGAAAGAATGATCGAATCCAATACCATCTCGCCAATCATCCTTGTCGGCATACACCCTTTCAATCGACTTGATGAATATACACCATGGAAGGCATCATCTCTGCGTTCTCAGTTTCCTGACTTTAAAGGCGAGGCAAAGACGTATGTGTCATTTTTAGCAAATGACTTGCTCCCATATATCAAAAGACAATATCCAGTCAAGCAGACCTGTAATGAACATAGTCACGTTGGCGCTTCATTAGGTGGACTACTTGCTATTTATACCCTATTGATGCACCCTATCCTTTTTAAAAACACCGCATCTATCTCTGGGTCATTTTGGTATCAAGATTTTCTACCGTTTGCTAAACAACAGAGCATTCAGTGTGTTGATCACCTTGTCTATTTATCTGTAGGCAGTGAAGAAGGTAAAGGCAAAACATCCGCTCAACAGCACATGCCTTTATTCACCAAACAACTACATGACCTTTTGTCACAGAAAGGCATGCAGGAATGGCAGCTGCAATATCACATCGAACAAGGGGAGGGCCATCATCTGAAACAATTTCAAAAAAATTTCTTATCAGCCATGAAGTGGTTTTATAAAAGAGACCTCTAA
- a CDS encoding YycC family protein → MRPLQISADTAQKLAASLNVPIEQIMHMPQHILIAKLAELEQKKDRSS, encoded by the coding sequence GTGAGACCTTTACAAATCTCAGCCGATACCGCACAAAAGCTTGCTGCATCACTCAATGTACCGATTGAACAAATCATGCATATGCCGCAGCATATCTTAATCGCTAAACTAGCAGAGCTTGAACAGAAGAAAGATCGTTCTTCTTAA